A window from Vulpes vulpes isolate BD-2025 chromosome 9, VulVul3, whole genome shotgun sequence encodes these proteins:
- the MEF2B gene encoding myocyte-specific enhancer factor 2B isoform X2 — protein MLPPRATALRNHPRPPQHDPRRDLKVLWPLWLRPRSFHPAWTMGRKKIQISRILDQRNRQVTFTKRKFGLMKKAYELSVLCDCEIALIIFNSANRLFQYASTDMDRVLLKYTEYSEPHESRTNTDILETLKRRGVGLDGPELEPDEGPEGPGEKLRRLAGDGGDPALPRPRLYPAAPTMPSPDMVYGALPPPGCDPSGLGEALPAQSRPSPFRPAAPKAGPPGLAHPLFSPSHLASKTPPPLYLAADGRRPDLPGSLAGARGGLSTSRGLYGSLQSPCSATAPGPPLGSFPFLPAGPPEYSLGDPPPPPGLLQPPTLAPWQHSRGDGPPAAPPQPSGGRSLSEEGPPARGASPPTPPVSIKSERLSPAPGGPGDFPKTFPYPLLLSRPLAEPLRPGPPLRRLPTADGWAR, from the exons GCCAAGGTCTTTCCATCCAGCCTGGAcaatggggaggaaaaaaatccagatcTCGCGCATTCTGGACCAAAGGAATCGGCAG GTGACGTTTACCAAGAGGAAGTTCGGGCTGATGAAGAAGGCCTATGAGCTGAGCGTGCTCTGCGACTGTGAGATTGCCCTCATCATCTTCAACAGCGCCAATCGCCTCTTCCAGTATGCCAGCACGGACATGGACCGCGTGCTCCTGAAGTACACGGAGTACAGTGAGCCCCATGAGAGCCGCACCAACACCGACATCCTCGAG ACACTGAAGCGGAGGGGTGTGGGCCTCGATGGACCAGAGCTGGAGCCAGATGAAGGGCCCGAGGGGCCAGGAGAGAAGCTGCGGAGGTTGGCAGGTGACGGGGGTGACCCAGCCTTGCCCCGGCCCCGGCTCTAT CCAGCAGCCCCTACAATGCCTAGCCCAGACATGGTATATggggccctgcccccaccaggcTGTGACCCCAGTGGGCTTGGGGAGGCCCTTCCTGCCCAGAGCCGCCCATCCCCTTTCCGGCCAGCGGCCCCCAAAGCTGGACCCCCAG GCCTGGCACACCCTCTCTTTTCACCGAGCCACCTTGCCAGCAAAACACCACCACCCCTGTACTTGGCAGCAGATGGGCGGAGGCCGGACCTGCCTGGTAGCCTGGCAGGGGCCCGAGGGGGACTGAGCACCTCG CGAGGCCTCTATGGTAGCCTACAGAGTCCGTGCTCTGCCACAGCTCCAGGACCCCCACTGGGtagtttccccttcctccctgcaggCCCCCCAG AATATAGTCTAGGagaccctcctccaccccctggcCTACTGCAGCCCCCTACGCTGGCCCCCTGGCAGCACTCGAGGGGCGATGGGCCCCCAgccgcccctccccagcccag tgGGGGCCGAAGCCTGAGTGAGGAGGGGCCCCCCGCCCGCGGTGCCTCCCCGCCGACCCCCCCAGTCAGCATCAAGTCCGAGCGCCTCTCGCCGGCCCCCGGGGGCCCCGGAGACTTTCCCAAGACTTTCCCCTACCCCTTGCTCCTGTCCCGGCCCCTGGCGGAGCCGCTACGGCCCGGGCCGCCCCTGCGCCGACTGCCCACTGCGGACGGCTGGGCCCGGTAG
- the MEF2B gene encoding myocyte-specific enhancer factor 2B isoform X3, whose product MPGLAENPHAGRPRSFHPAWTMGRKKIQISRILDQRNRQVTFTKRKFGLMKKAYELSVLCDCEIALIIFNSANRLFQYASTDMDRVLLKYTEYSEPHESRTNTDILETLKRRGVGLDGPELEPDEGPEGPGEKLRRLAGDGGDPALPRPRLYPAAPTMPSPDMVYGALPPPGCDPSGLGEALPAQSRPSPFRPAAPKAGPPGLAHPLFSPSHLASKTPPPLYLAADGRRPDLPGSLAGARGGLSTSRGLYGSLQSPCSATAPGPPLGSFPFLPAGPPEYSLGDPPPPPGLLQPPTLAPWQHSRGDGPPAAPPQPSGGRSLSEEGPPARGASPPTPPVSIKSERLSPAPGGPGDFPKTFPYPLLLSRPLAEPLRPGPPLRRLPTADGWAR is encoded by the exons GCCAAGGTCTTTCCATCCAGCCTGGAcaatggggaggaaaaaaatccagatcTCGCGCATTCTGGACCAAAGGAATCGGCAG GTGACGTTTACCAAGAGGAAGTTCGGGCTGATGAAGAAGGCCTATGAGCTGAGCGTGCTCTGCGACTGTGAGATTGCCCTCATCATCTTCAACAGCGCCAATCGCCTCTTCCAGTATGCCAGCACGGACATGGACCGCGTGCTCCTGAAGTACACGGAGTACAGTGAGCCCCATGAGAGCCGCACCAACACCGACATCCTCGAG ACACTGAAGCGGAGGGGTGTGGGCCTCGATGGACCAGAGCTGGAGCCAGATGAAGGGCCCGAGGGGCCAGGAGAGAAGCTGCGGAGGTTGGCAGGTGACGGGGGTGACCCAGCCTTGCCCCGGCCCCGGCTCTAT CCAGCAGCCCCTACAATGCCTAGCCCAGACATGGTATATggggccctgcccccaccaggcTGTGACCCCAGTGGGCTTGGGGAGGCCCTTCCTGCCCAGAGCCGCCCATCCCCTTTCCGGCCAGCGGCCCCCAAAGCTGGACCCCCAG GCCTGGCACACCCTCTCTTTTCACCGAGCCACCTTGCCAGCAAAACACCACCACCCCTGTACTTGGCAGCAGATGGGCGGAGGCCGGACCTGCCTGGTAGCCTGGCAGGGGCCCGAGGGGGACTGAGCACCTCG CGAGGCCTCTATGGTAGCCTACAGAGTCCGTGCTCTGCCACAGCTCCAGGACCCCCACTGGGtagtttccccttcctccctgcaggCCCCCCAG AATATAGTCTAGGagaccctcctccaccccctggcCTACTGCAGCCCCCTACGCTGGCCCCCTGGCAGCACTCGAGGGGCGATGGGCCCCCAgccgcccctccccagcccag tgGGGGCCGAAGCCTGAGTGAGGAGGGGCCCCCCGCCCGCGGTGCCTCCCCGCCGACCCCCCCAGTCAGCATCAAGTCCGAGCGCCTCTCGCCGGCCCCCGGGGGCCCCGGAGACTTTCCCAAGACTTTCCCCTACCCCTTGCTCCTGTCCCGGCCCCTGGCGGAGCCGCTACGGCCCGGGCCGCCCCTGCGCCGACTGCCCACTGCGGACGGCTGGGCCCGGTAG
- the MEF2B gene encoding myocyte-specific enhancer factor 2B isoform X4, with amino-acid sequence MGRKKIQISRILDQRNRQVTFTKRKFGLMKKAYELSVLCDCEIALIIFNSANRLFQYASTDMDRVLLKYTEYSEPHESRTNTDILETLKRRGVGLDGPELEPDEGPEGPGEKLRRLAGDGGDPALPRPRLYPAAPTMPSPDMVYGALPPPGCDPSGLGEALPAQSRPSPFRPAAPKAGPPGLAHPLFSPSHLASKTPPPLYLAADGRRPDLPGSLAGARGGLSTSRGLYGSLQSPCSATAPGPPLGSFPFLPAGPPEYSLGDPPPPPGLLQPPTLAPWQHSRGDGPPAAPPQPSGGRSLSEEGPPARGASPPTPPVSIKSERLSPAPGGPGDFPKTFPYPLLLSRPLAEPLRPGPPLRRLPTADGWAR; translated from the exons atggggaggaaaaaaatccagatcTCGCGCATTCTGGACCAAAGGAATCGGCAG GTGACGTTTACCAAGAGGAAGTTCGGGCTGATGAAGAAGGCCTATGAGCTGAGCGTGCTCTGCGACTGTGAGATTGCCCTCATCATCTTCAACAGCGCCAATCGCCTCTTCCAGTATGCCAGCACGGACATGGACCGCGTGCTCCTGAAGTACACGGAGTACAGTGAGCCCCATGAGAGCCGCACCAACACCGACATCCTCGAG ACACTGAAGCGGAGGGGTGTGGGCCTCGATGGACCAGAGCTGGAGCCAGATGAAGGGCCCGAGGGGCCAGGAGAGAAGCTGCGGAGGTTGGCAGGTGACGGGGGTGACCCAGCCTTGCCCCGGCCCCGGCTCTAT CCAGCAGCCCCTACAATGCCTAGCCCAGACATGGTATATggggccctgcccccaccaggcTGTGACCCCAGTGGGCTTGGGGAGGCCCTTCCTGCCCAGAGCCGCCCATCCCCTTTCCGGCCAGCGGCCCCCAAAGCTGGACCCCCAG GCCTGGCACACCCTCTCTTTTCACCGAGCCACCTTGCCAGCAAAACACCACCACCCCTGTACTTGGCAGCAGATGGGCGGAGGCCGGACCTGCCTGGTAGCCTGGCAGGGGCCCGAGGGGGACTGAGCACCTCG CGAGGCCTCTATGGTAGCCTACAGAGTCCGTGCTCTGCCACAGCTCCAGGACCCCCACTGGGtagtttccccttcctccctgcaggCCCCCCAG AATATAGTCTAGGagaccctcctccaccccctggcCTACTGCAGCCCCCTACGCTGGCCCCCTGGCAGCACTCGAGGGGCGATGGGCCCCCAgccgcccctccccagcccag tgGGGGCCGAAGCCTGAGTGAGGAGGGGCCCCCCGCCCGCGGTGCCTCCCCGCCGACCCCCCCAGTCAGCATCAAGTCCGAGCGCCTCTCGCCGGCCCCCGGGGGCCCCGGAGACTTTCCCAAGACTTTCCCCTACCCCTTGCTCCTGTCCCGGCCCCTGGCGGAGCCGCTACGGCCCGGGCCGCCCCTGCGCCGACTGCCCACTGCGGACGGCTGGGCCCGGTAG